GCGCTCTCGTTCGATGGGATCTTTTGCGTTTTCAGCTCTGCGCGTGAGCACCTGAGCGGCCGCCTCCCGAAACTGGACGAGAGCACTATGGTCAGCGGAGCCAGACATTGCCAGTAGCACCTGCAGTAGCCCCCAGCCTTGCTCGTTATAGCGTTCCTTGGGTGAAAGCCCCTCTCCCTTGAAATTCACATAGTCGATAATGGCATAGACGCCGCCGGGCGTCTGACTGAGCGCTTTTAACCTGTTAGCCACTTCTGACTTTCGCTCGTCCGGAGCGGCCTCAACAATTTTCCCCAGCGACTGCCTGGCCCGGCGGAATATGAATTCCGCCTGAATTCCCTGAGTGCCCGCCAGAAACTCGCGTAGTTCTGCGAGCCGGGGCGAGTCGTCGACAGCCATGAATTCCGCTTTCCGGCTCCAGGGCGCATCGAAGGGCTCCAGAGCCCGCAGCCATTGGGGAATATTGACTTGTCGTTGCTCCATGTATTCCATCAGCGCGGGAAAGCTCTCGACAAACCGACCCTCAACACCCTTCGGATACCAGATAAAGTGTCCGATACCGAGCGACGGGAAGGCCTCACCATCATTCCAGTGGACCAAGCACTGGAAACGACCTGCGCATTCGTTCCGGAAAATCTGCTGACCCACCCAGTCTAACTGGGCGGAGGTCAGCGCCAGGGAAACATCAACATCAGGACTCTCCGACGCGGACATATCCTGGGTCTCAGGAACGGGATCCGTAGTCTCGTTCGCGGAATCACAGCCAGCGAGTGCGAAAACCGTGATCAGACCAAGCAATGCAAACGATTTACCAAACACCAGCGCCTCCGGTAGGTTCAAAATTACGGGCGATTACTCTACAGCATGTTCAGCCAGTCTTGCTTTGATGTCCTCTGGAATTGGCAGGGCCTTCTCTGTTTCGTAATCGAAATGAATCAGCACGGCGACGCCCCGGGCAATCTGCTTGTCGCCCTGCCAGGCTTCCTGAACGACATGGAACGAGGAATTGCCAATCTTGCCAATGCCTGTTTTGATCTTGACCGGAATATGCCAGTAGCTCTGGGCCAGCAGATCAATTTCCAGCCGTGCAATGATCAGCGGCCAGGTCTCCGCCTCAAGGGTGGGATGAAAAATCCGGAAAACCGGCGTTCTGGCCTGCTCGAACCAGACCGGCAAAGTGGTATTGCTGATGTGCCCAAGGGCATCGGTATCGCTGAAACGTGGTTCCAGTTCCAGATGAAACATGGCGGCTTCCCCCTTTTGAAAACCGCCTACTATACACCGGCCATACGCAAACGACCCAGATCTCCGACTAAGGCACGATACGCAGCACTCGCCCTTCGGCGCTGTCGGTAAGCAGATACACCCCACCGTCAGGCCCCGTGGCAACATCCCGAATCCGCTCATCAAGCTCTTCGAACATCGTTTCCGTATCGTTGGCCTGCCGTCCGTCCAGCGTCACCCTATGCACACTTCTGTCGGCGAGCGCGCCCACAAGCAAGTTGCCGTGCCAGTCCGGAAACAGCTCGCCCCTGTAGCGGGTCATCCCTGAGGGCGCGATTGAAGGGGTCCAGTGCAGCAGCGGCTGCTCCATACCCTCATGCTCAACAAAGGGCGTGATCATCGCTCCCGTGTAGTCGATGCCATGAGTGATCACCGGCCAGCCATAGTTGTGTCCCGGCTCGATGATGTTGACCTCATCCCCGCCACGTGGGCCGTGTTCGTGGGCAATCAGCAAACCATCAACGGAATCGTAGACCAGCCCCTGCACATTGCGGTGTCCGTAACTGTAGATTTCCGGAAGAGCATCGTGGCTGCCAACGAAGGGATTGTCTTCGGGCGCGGTGCCATCCGGGTTCAGGCGGACAATCTTGCCAAGATGGCTGGACAGGTCCTGCGCCTGCTCGCGATAGTCAAATCCATCTCCCAGGGTGACGATCAGCGTACCATCGGGAAGCCACGCCATTCGGCCACCATAGTGGGCACTGCCCTGCTTCGCAGGTTGAGCCCGGAATATCTCGACTACGTCGTGCAGAGCCATTCCCTGTAACTGACAACGGGCAACACATAGGTGATTGGCTGCGGCGGTACCGCAAGCGTAGGCGAGAAATACCGCCCGGTCAGCCTCAAAATCCGGCGACAGCAGGACATCAAAAAGGCCAGCCTGAGCATCATTGAAAACTGTCGGCACGCCTGTAATCGGCTCGGGATCCAGCCCCCACTCCCCTGAAATGCGCCGTAACCGCCCTGCCCGCTCCGTTACCAGGGCGCCACCCTCAGGGAGAAACGCCAGGGACCAGGGATGCTCCAGCCCAGAGATTAATGTCTCGACGGTGTAGTTGCCGGGAGACTGGGCCTGCACCGGCGCGGGCAGCGACCCGAGGCCCAGTGCCAGGCAACAGGCAAGAATAACCGTCGGAGCATGACCAACGACACCGGTATGCCGCCTGGCCGTCAGTCGGGCGAACAATGCACCCGCAAACGCCGCCGTTAGCAACATCGCGAGTAGCCCACCCGCAGACCGGGTAGCCGCAATGAGCGTAGGCATGGGGGCCAGTGCATTGGCTGTCAGCAGCGCCACCCACAGCCCGCAGGCCCCGGCCAGTGCGAACAGCGGTACCCGCAGCCCACGCCCCACGAAACGCGAGACAGCGGTAGCGACAACCTGGGAAACGACGAAACTAACACCAAAAAGGATTCCATAAAGCGGCGCGAAGGAAACCAGATCATGCACAGTGGCGGACAGGCGGGCGTCAAATCCAACCCCCACCCCGATGGCCTGAAGGGCGAGGAGGTTTAGCTGGGTCTGAACCACTGTACCAAGAACCACTCCGACCACCAGTGCCACCAGGAAACTGATGACGTTTTTCTTCGTTCCCTGCATTCCCGCCATTTTGTCCGCCTCCATAACCGTTTGCCGTTTATACGACCAATTCTGTCAGATACAAACACAAAAAAGCCGGAGCATCACGCTCCGGCTTTGTCAAAGGCGGCCTGGCCCTGAAAACTCACTGCTCCACAAAGGCCCGTTCAATCACGTAATGCCCCATGTCGCCGCCCCGGGCTTCCTTGAAACCCATATTGTTCAGGATGGCGCAGGTGTCCTTCAGCATGCTCGGGCTGCCGCAGATCATGAACCGATCGTTTTCCGGATCGAAGTCCGGCAAGTCCAGATCACGGGTAATCTTCCCGGTTTCCATGGCATCGGTCAGCCGGCCCCGGTTGCGAAACTCTTCGCGAGTGACGGTGGGATAGTAAACCAGCTTGCCCTTGACCATTTCGCCGAAGTATTCGTTCTCCGGCAATTCCTCAATTTCCTTCTGATAGGCCAGCTCGGACACGTAACGAACGCCATGGGTCAGGATCACCTTATCGAAGGCCTCGTAGACCTCTGGATCCTTGATGATGCTCATGAAGGGGGCAAGCCCGGTACCGGTGCTGATCAGCCAGAGGTTCTTGCCCGGCAGCAGGTTATCCAGAATCAGGGTACCCGTTGGTTTGCGGCTTACCAGAATTTCGTCGCCCACCTGAATCTTCTGTAGACGGGATGTGAGTGGGCCGTCCTGCACCTTGATCGAGAAGAACTCAAGCTCTTCCTCGTAGTTCGCACTGGCAATACTGTAGGCGCGCATCAGCGGCTTGCCCTCGGTCTCCAGACCGATCATGACGAAATGACCGTTTTTGAAACGAAAGCCCGGATCACGGCTTGTGGTGAAGCTGAACAGGGTATCGTTCCAGTGATGGACGCTGGTAACTTTCTCTTTGATCAGGTTGCTCATGTAAACCTCTTGCCTGTTCGATACGCTGTTTTACGGCGAATGATTTAACTTTGGATTGCGCTCAGTTTAACCCGGCACTAACCTATCGGGAAAATGGGATATTCTCATAACCTTATTCGAGTGAGCCGATTAAGAGCGAAAAGTTATGAAATACAGTTTCCGACAGCTGGAGGTTTTCCTTGCAGCGGCGCACTTCCAGAACATTACCCGGGCCGCCGAATCGCTGGCCATGTCGCAGTCAGCAGCCAGTAGTGCACTGAAAGAACTGGAGAATCAGTTCGATATCCAGCTGTTCGATCGCGTTGGCAAACGGCTTCAGTTAAACGAACTCGGGCGGCTTTACCGCCCCAAGGTGGAAGCCGTCCTGGCCCAGGCGAACGAACTGGAACAGGCCTTCAGCAAGCACACGGAAGTGGGTGCGCTCAAAGTAGGTGCCACGCTTACTATCGGAAACTATCTGGCCGTGGGTGTCATGGCCCAATACATGAATACCCCTACACACCCCAGAGTCTCTCTGGAAGTGGCCAACACAAGCACCATTGCCAGACGAGTCAAGGACTTTGAGTTAGACATCGGGTTGATTGAAGGCGAATTACAGTCACCTGAGCTGGATGTGTTGCCCTGGCGAGGCGATGAGCTGGTGGTGTTCTGCTCTCCGAGCCATCCTCTTGCCGGCAAGAAGTCTCTCTCCGACGAGGACCTGCGCAGCGCCACCTGGATCATGCGGGAGCCAGGGTCAGGAACCCGTCAGAGCTTTGAGAGAGGCATGCACGGCCTGCTGCCGGATCTGAACGTGCTGCTGGAACTGGAACACACTGAAGCCATCAAGCGCGCCGTAGAGGCGGACCTGGGCATTGGCTGCCTGTCTGAAGTGGTGCTGGCAGACGCGTTCAAGCGGGGCAGCCTGGTGCCGCTGACGGTCCCGGAACACCGACGATTTGATCGCCAGTTCTATTTTATTCTGCACAAGCAGAAATACCGCAGCGCCGGCATTGATGCCTGGATAGAGCTGTGCCGGCAGCTACGCTGAGACCGGCCCGCTGTGGAACCGGAACTCCGTATCCGGCTCTTCGACCAGCGCTTTCTCAAGCGCCAGAAATTCTGCCACCCGCGCCTCGATAGGCTCACCGGCAGCCTGCTCGGCCAAAGACAGATAATCCTGATAATGTCGGGCTTCGGATTTCAGCAGGCTGGTGTAGAAGTCCGCCAGCTTCTCATCCAGAAATGGCGCCAGGGCAGCGAAACGTTCGCAG
This genomic stretch from Marinobacter salsuginis harbors:
- a CDS encoding acyl-CoA thioesterase gives rise to the protein MFHLELEPRFSDTDALGHISNTTLPVWFEQARTPVFRIFHPTLEAETWPLIIARLEIDLLAQSYWHIPVKIKTGIGKIGNSSFHVVQEAWQGDKQIARGVAVLIHFDYETEKALPIPEDIKARLAEHAVE
- a CDS encoding PQQ-dependent sugar dehydrogenase — translated: MAGMQGTKKNVISFLVALVVGVVLGTVVQTQLNLLALQAIGVGVGFDARLSATVHDLVSFAPLYGILFGVSFVVSQVVATAVSRFVGRGLRVPLFALAGACGLWVALLTANALAPMPTLIAATRSAGGLLAMLLTAAFAGALFARLTARRHTGVVGHAPTVILACCLALGLGSLPAPVQAQSPGNYTVETLISGLEHPWSLAFLPEGGALVTERAGRLRRISGEWGLDPEPITGVPTVFNDAQAGLFDVLLSPDFEADRAVFLAYACGTAAANHLCVARCQLQGMALHDVVEIFRAQPAKQGSAHYGGRMAWLPDGTLIVTLGDGFDYREQAQDLSSHLGKIVRLNPDGTAPEDNPFVGSHDALPEIYSYGHRNVQGLVYDSVDGLLIAHEHGPRGGDEVNIIEPGHNYGWPVITHGIDYTGAMITPFVEHEGMEQPLLHWTPSIAPSGMTRYRGELFPDWHGNLLVGALADRSVHRVTLDGRQANDTETMFEELDERIRDVATGPDGGVYLLTDSAEGRVLRIVP
- a CDS encoding ferredoxin--NADP reductase is translated as MSNLIKEKVTSVHHWNDTLFSFTTSRDPGFRFKNGHFVMIGLETEGKPLMRAYSIASANYEEELEFFSIKVQDGPLTSRLQKIQVGDEILVSRKPTGTLILDNLLPGKNLWLISTGTGLAPFMSIIKDPEVYEAFDKVILTHGVRYVSELAYQKEIEELPENEYFGEMVKGKLVYYPTVTREEFRNRGRLTDAMETGKITRDLDLPDFDPENDRFMICGSPSMLKDTCAILNNMGFKEARGGDMGHYVIERAFVEQ
- a CDS encoding LysR family transcriptional regulator; the encoded protein is MKYSFRQLEVFLAAAHFQNITRAAESLAMSQSAASSALKELENQFDIQLFDRVGKRLQLNELGRLYRPKVEAVLAQANELEQAFSKHTEVGALKVGATLTIGNYLAVGVMAQYMNTPTHPRVSLEVANTSTIARRVKDFELDIGLIEGELQSPELDVLPWRGDELVVFCSPSHPLAGKKSLSDEDLRSATWIMREPGSGTRQSFERGMHGLLPDLNVLLELEHTEAIKRAVEADLGIGCLSEVVLADAFKRGSLVPLTVPEHRRFDRQFYFILHKQKYRSAGIDAWIELCRQLR